In a single window of the Candidatus Caldatribacterium sp. genome:
- a CDS encoding F0F1 ATP synthase subunit A: MVFFGLPITKTVVSTWVVMGFLVLLSFLLTRKMSLVPTRLQNIVELFVEAIINLIEDMSPGNGRKFLPLVGTLALFIGTSDVAGLVPGLKSPTSDFNTTLALALVVFFAVPFYGIRTRGLKNYLKSYFSPSPILAPFHVISEITRTVSLALRLFGNIMGEEIIIAILFLLSPLFLPLPMMLFSIFTGIIQAYIFTVLTVVYLSAAVESSGH; this comes from the coding sequence ATCGTCTTCTTTGGTCTTCCAATCACAAAAACCGTTGTCTCCACCTGGGTGGTTATGGGGTTTCTTGTCCTTCTTTCTTTTCTCCTCACCCGGAAAATGAGCCTCGTTCCCACGCGTCTCCAGAATATTGTGGAGCTCTTTGTCGAGGCCATTATCAATCTCATCGAGGACATGTCCCCGGGAAATGGAAGGAAATTCTTACCCCTTGTGGGGACTTTAGCCCTTTTCATCGGAACCTCGGATGTGGCCGGCCTTGTTCCGGGCCTCAAGTCCCCAACGAGTGATTTCAACACGACTCTTGCCCTGGCGCTTGTGGTGTTCTTTGCCGTGCCTTTCTACGGCATAAGGACAAGGGGGCTCAAGAACTATCTGAAGAGCTACTTTTCTCCCTCGCCAATTCTTGCCCCCTTCCACGTCATAAGCGAAATCACCCGGACCGTTTCTTTAGCTCTTCGTCTTTTCGGAAACATCATGGGCGAGGAAATCATCATCGCCATTCTCTTCCTCCTTTCTCCGCTTTTTCTCCCTCTCCCGATGATGCTTTTCAGCATCTTCACCGGTATCATCCAGGCGTACATCTTCACCGTCCTCACCGTGGTGTACCTGAGTGCAGCGGTTGAATCCTCAGGGCATTAG
- the atpE gene encoding ATP synthase F0 subunit C — protein MQGEILFLCVTVFTAGFAIALGVMFPAMGQGKACSQALESIARQPEAAGPISRTLFVGLAMLESLAIYVLVVSFILLFANPLLKYVFK, from the coding sequence ATGCAAGGAGAAATACTCTTCCTCTGCGTCACGGTTTTTACGGCGGGGTTTGCCATTGCCCTTGGGGTGATGTTTCCGGCCATGGGCCAGGGGAAAGCATGCTCTCAGGCCCTGGAGAGCATTGCGCGGCAGCCTGAGGCGGCAGGTCCCATCAGCCGGACGCTCTTTGTGGGCCTTGCGATGCTTGAGTCCTTGGCCATCTACGTTCTCGTTGTCTCCTTTATTCTCCTTTTTGCCAATCCCCTTCTCAAATACGTCTTCAAGTAG